Proteins encoded together in one Mus caroli chromosome 4, CAROLI_EIJ_v1.1, whole genome shotgun sequence window:
- the LOC110292411 gene encoding transforming protein RhoA, translated as MAAIRKKLVIVGDGACGKTCLLIVFSKDQFPEVYVPTVFENYVADIEVDGKQVELALWDTAGQEDYDRLRPLSYPDTDVILMCFSIDSPDSLENIPEKWTPEVKHFCPNVPIILVGNKKDLRNDEHTRRELAKMKQEPVKPEEGRDMANRIGAFGYMECSAKTKDXVREVFEMATRAALQARRGKKKSGCLIL; from the coding sequence ATGGCTGCCATCAGGAAGAAACTGGTGATTGTTGGTGATGGAGCTTGTGGTAAGACATGCTTGCTCATAGTCTTCAGCAAGGACCAGTTCCCAGAGGTCTATGTGCCCACGGTGTTTGAAAACTATGTGGCGGATATCGAGGTGGATGGGAAGCAGGTAGAGTTGGCTTTATGGGACACAGCTGGACAGGAAGATTATGACCGCCTGAGGCCTCTCTCTTATCCAGACACTGATGTTATATTGATGTGTTTTTCCATTGACAGCCCTGATAGTTTAGAAAACATCCCAGAAAAATGGACTCCAGAAGTCAAGCATTTCTGTCCAAATGTGCCCATCATCCTGGTTGGGAACAAGAAGGACCTTCGGAATGATGAGCACACAAGACGGGAGTTAGCCAAAATGAAGCAGGAGCCGGTAAAACCTGAAGAAGGCAGAGATATGGCAAACAGGATTGGCGCTTTTGGGTACATGGAGTGTTCAGCAAAGACCAAAGATNGAGTGAGAGAGGTTTTTGAGATGGCCACGAGAGCTGCTCTGCAAGCTAGACGTGGGAAGAAAAAGTCTGGGTGCCTCATCTTGTGA